In one window of Patescibacteria group bacterium DNA:
- a CDS encoding alpha/beta hydrolase, which translates to MNEFKSDRPTLFFVHGISGSSSAWKLYEEKFSNKFNILTFDLRGHGKSAKFPNLEDYAISKFAEDIFDLLSYLKIESFILVSHSFGVLVALEFMAQHMGMVEKVIFLSPNYAPNRIPIAKVIRPLFNLVGLLKILPFNPSSGEHIDYNRFKNTGDWNIPRMVADVSNTSLRVYLFGSRQSYEVDYEAIVNQINQPTLIVHGKKDSIFPVAGAISMSQKIKKSKLILLDEADHILVLNNFPEVAGAIEAFVEIK; encoded by the coding sequence ATGAATGAATTTAAGTCGGATCGTCCAACCTTGTTTTTTGTGCACGGAATCTCTGGTAGTTCGTCAGCCTGGAAGTTGTATGAAGAAAAGTTTAGTAATAAATTTAATATTTTAACTTTCGATTTGCGCGGACATGGTAAATCAGCTAAATTTCCTAATCTGGAAGATTATGCTATTAGTAAATTTGCAGAAGATATTTTTGATTTACTTTCTTATCTAAAAATAGAATCTTTCATTTTAGTCAGTCATTCTTTTGGCGTCTTAGTTGCACTTGAATTTATGGCTCAACATATGGGCATGGTCGAGAAAGTTATTTTTCTTAGTCCTAACTACGCACCGAATCGAATTCCAATTGCAAAAGTTATTAGACCATTATTTAATTTAGTTGGCTTGTTAAAAATTTTGCCTTTTAATCCGTCAAGCGGAGAGCATATTGATTATAATCGTTTCAAAAATACTGGCGACTGGAATATTCCACGTATGGTTGCCGATGTTAGTAATACTAGTTTACGGGTCTATCTTTTTGGAAGTCGACAATCATATGAAGTGGACTATGAGGCAATTGTTAATCAAATCAATCAACCAACTTTGATTGTGCATGGCAAAAAAGATTCAATTTTTCCTGTGGCTGGTGCAATTAGCATGTCGCAAAAAATAAAAAAATCCAAGTTAATTCTCTTGGATGAAGCTGATCATATTTTAGTTTTAAATAATTTCCCAGAGGTAGCCGGTGCTATAGAGGCCTTTGTTGAAATTAAATAA
- the amrS gene encoding AmmeMemoRadiSam system radical SAM enzyme, whose product MQECLNYKKIDEEKVQCQNCHHFCIISEGQVGICGVRKNQKGKLSLLVFGKIIAVNIDPIEKKPLFHFLPDSKAFSLGTLGCNFRCANCQNFNISQIYGLKGSVDKYNEIDWGYQLSPEEVVRQAQVNDCKSIAYTYNEPTIFLEYALDTMKLARKAGLKNVWVSNGFMSDQALDLIIPYLDAINIDIKSFNDEFYRNNCGAHLKPILENCKKLVRRGIWLEITTLVIPTLSDDEEMLRQVARFIKKELGDFVPWHVSAFSGAISWKLQNLPDTSIVKIKRAYDIGKEEGLKYVYVGNVLEKNLENTYCKHCGKMVIERKGYNIARMDKGGKCQKCHEKMDGMMGN is encoded by the coding sequence ATGCAAGAATGTCTAAATTATAAAAAAATTGACGAAGAAAAGGTGCAATGTCAAAATTGCCATCATTTTTGCATAATTAGTGAGGGGCAGGTAGGAATTTGCGGAGTGAGAAAAAACCAGAAGGGAAAATTATCTCTTTTGGTTTTTGGCAAAATCATAGCAGTCAATATTGACCCGATCGAAAAGAAGCCATTGTTTCATTTTCTACCAGACAGCAAGGCATTTTCTTTGGGGACCTTGGGTTGTAATTTTCGCTGTGCCAACTGTCAGAATTTTAATATTTCACAGATTTATGGACTGAAGGGATCAGTTGATAAATATAATGAAATTGATTGGGGTTATCAATTAAGCCCTGAGGAAGTGGTCCGACAAGCGCAGGTGAATGACTGTAAATCGATTGCCTATACCTATAATGAGCCGACGATATTTTTGGAATATGCCTTGGATACAATGAAGCTAGCGCGAAAGGCCGGATTGAAAAATGTTTGGGTGTCCAATGGGTTTATGTCAGATCAGGCCTTGGATTTAATTATTCCATATTTAGATGCGATAAATATTGACATTAAGTCCTTCAATGATGAATTTTACCGTAATAATTGCGGGGCACACCTGAAGCCGATTTTAGAGAATTGTAAAAAATTGGTTAGGCGTGGAATTTGGTTAGAAATTACAACATTAGTAATCCCCACTTTATCTGATGATGAAGAAATGCTACGACAAGTAGCAAGATTTATTAAAAAAGAATTAGGTGATTTTGTGCCGTGGCATGTCAGCGCTTTTTCTGGCGCGATTTCTTGGAAATTGCAAAATTTACCAGACACGTCCATTGTTAAAATTAAACGCGCCTATGATATTGGCAAAGAAGAGGGTTTGAAATATGTATATGTGGGGAATGTTTTGGAAAAAAATTTGGAAAATACTTATTGCAAACATTGTGGTAAGATGGTGATTGAGAGAAAAGGTTATAATATTGCTCGGATGGATAAAGGCGGAAAGTGCCAAAAGTGTCATGAGAAAATGGATGGAATGATGGGTAATTAA
- a CDS encoding glycosyltransferase, which produces MDSENQRKLNIAIVCDPITDYVAGSFVSALRFAELLKSRGHKVIFIAAKSPNNNGYRDHYNGIKAYRFPAILLPKTEKQLYISFPTEGQIKKILIEEKIDILHNIIPTPSSIVATKAAKSLGIKVVTHSHSQPENVFLHLPKMMPKGTLNRAFYKFMYWLYHQAEAIIYPTEFAKRLFPDLNSEIQTAVISNGVDTSHFKKTNADEFFKKYNLDKTNKHLLFVGRFHPEKSIDTLIKAVPNIIAAAPKTHIILAGSGHQEEAMKKLATSLNLDEYITFCGKVSDEDLVLAYSAADVFVLTSLAELEGMVVLEAMACGMPLLIADAKDSASVFLVDGNGFLFKAEDYNDLARNAVRLLNDDELLKIMSKKSLQLSREYDINRSVDKLLDLYYSIL; this is translated from the coding sequence ATGGACTCAGAAAATCAAAGAAAATTAAATATCGCCATTGTTTGCGATCCGATTACCGACTATGTAGCCGGTTCTTTTGTTTCCGCTCTGCGCTTTGCAGAACTGTTGAAAAGTCGCGGACATAAGGTGATCTTTATTGCTGCTAAGTCGCCAAATAATAACGGTTATCGTGACCACTACAATGGCATTAAGGCTTATCGCTTCCCAGCTATTTTATTACCAAAGACGGAGAAACAATTATATATTTCTTTTCCAACCGAGGGGCAGATTAAGAAAATTTTAATCGAAGAAAAAATCGATATTTTGCATAATATCATTCCAACACCATCTTCAATTGTGGCGACCAAAGCGGCAAAGTCTTTGGGAATTAAAGTGGTAACGCATTCACATTCACAACCGGAAAATGTTTTTCTACATTTGCCAAAAATGATGCCTAAAGGCACCTTGAATCGAGCTTTTTATAAATTCATGTATTGGTTGTATCACCAAGCGGAAGCGATTATTTATCCAACAGAGTTTGCAAAAAGATTATTTCCTGATTTGAATAGCGAGATACAGACAGCGGTTATTTCCAACGGCGTTGATACTTCTCATTTTAAAAAAACCAATGCGGATGAATTTTTTAAAAAATATAACTTAGATAAGACTAATAAGCATTTATTATTTGTTGGACGTTTTCATCCTGAAAAATCCATCGACACCTTGATTAAGGCGGTGCCGAATATTATTGCGGCAGCACCAAAAACGCATATTATTTTGGCTGGATCTGGTCATCAAGAGGAAGCAATGAAGAAATTGGCGACCAGTCTTAATCTTGATGAATATATTACTTTTTGCGGCAAGGTGAGTGATGAAGATTTGGTTTTGGCCTATAGTGCGGCAGATGTTTTTGTTCTTACCTCCTTGGCGGAATTGGAGGGCATGGTGGTGCTTGAAGCGATGGCTTGTGGCATGCCTCTTTTGATTGCAGATGCCAAGGATAGCGCATCGGTTTTTTTGGTTGACGGTAATGGTTTTTTGTTTAAGGCTGAGGATTACAATGATCTAGCGCGAAATGCAGTTCGCTTATTAAATGATGATGAGCTTTTGAAAATCATGTCAAAAAAGAGTCTTCAACTTAGTCGTGAATATGACATCAATCGTAGTGTTGATAAGCTTTTGGATTTATATTACTCAATACTTTAA